One segment of Zonotrichia albicollis isolate bZonAlb1 chromosome 4, bZonAlb1.hap1, whole genome shotgun sequence DNA contains the following:
- the LOC102075314 gene encoding potassium voltage-gated channel subfamily A member 6: MRAEEPLALAAPRAGGEAEAEAPGEERSGGSCCSSERLVINISGLRFETQLRTLSIFPDTLLGDPSRRVRYFDPLRNEYFFDRNRPSFDAILYYYQSGGRLRRPVHVPLDIFLEEIRFYQLGQEAIETFREDEGFIPEEEKPLPQHHFQRQVWLLFEYPESSGPARAIAIVSVLVILISIVIFCLETLPEFRQEPKGPQPGFGEAAPLGDEALLLPPLPPPSGTPPPLRPAAGSGPFFTDPFFLIETLCIIWFSFELLVRFFACPSKPEFSRNIMNIIDIVAIIPYFITLGTELAQQQQQKQQPGSSSNNGGQQQAMSLAILRVIRLVRVFRIFKLSRHSKGLQILGKTLQASMRELGLLIFFLFIGVILFSSAVYFAETDDPDSLFTSIPDAFWWAVVSMTTVGYGDMYPMTIGGKIVGSLCAIAGVLTIALPVPVIVSNFNYFYHRETDHEEQCQYTHVTCGQQQSPFSEPKKGDSNQSLSKSEFLEAEDLESMKYSNFIPPNNQGYKEKKMLTEV, from the coding sequence ATGCGGGCGGAGGAGCCGCTGGCGCTGGCGGCCCCGCGGGCGGGCGGAGAGGCGGAGGCGGAGGCGCCGGGCGAGGAGCGGAGCGgcggcagctgctgcagcagcgaGCGCCTGGTGATCAACATCTCGGGGCTGCGCTTCGAGACGCAGCTGCGGACCCTCTCCATCTTCCCCGACACGCTGCTGGGCGACCCCAGCCGCCGGGTACGCTACTTCGACCCGCTCCGCAACGAGTACTTCTTCGACCGCAACCGACCCAGCTTCGACGCCATCCTCTACTACTACCAGTCCGGGGGGCGGCTCCGCCGGCCGGTCCATGTGCCCCTCGACATCTTCCTGGAGGAGATCCGCTTCTACCAGCTGGGCCAGGAGGCTATCGAGACATTCCGGGAGGACGAGGGCTTCATCCCGGAGGAGGAGAAGCCCCTGCCGCAGCACCACTTCCAACGCCAGGTCTGGCTGCTCTTTGAGTACCCCGAGAGCTCCGGGCCAGCCCGGGCCATCGCCATCGTCTCCGTGTTGGTCATCCTCATTTCTATCGTCATCTTCtgcctggagaccctgcccgaGTTTCGCCAGGAGCCCAAGGGACCCCAGCCTGGCTTCGGGGAGGCTGCGCCCCTCGGGGACgaggcgctgctgctgccgccgctgccacCGCCGAGCGGGACCCCCCCGCCCCTGCGCCCCGCCGCCGGCTCCGGCCCATTCTTCACAGACCCCTTCTTCCTCATCGAGACCCTGTGCATCATCTGGTTCTCCTTTGAGCTCCTCGTGCGCTTCTTCGCCTGCCCCAGCAAGCCCGAGTTCTCCCGCAACATCATGAACATCATCGACATCGTGGCCATCATCCCCTACTTCATCACCCTGGGCACCGagctggcccagcagcagcagcagaagcagcagcccgGGAGCAGCAGCAACAATGGGGGCCAGCAGCAAGCCATGTCTCTGGCCATCCTCAGAGTCATCCGCCTGGTCAGAGTCTTCAGGATCTTCAAGCTCTCCAGGCACTCCAAGGGGCTGCAGATCTTAGGGAAGACTCTCCAGGCCAGcatgagggagctgggcctcctcatcttcttcctcttcatcgGGGTGATCCTCTTCTCCAGCGCTGTCTACTTTGCAGAGACTGATGACCCTGACTCGCTGTTCACCAGCATCCCTGATGCTTTCTGGTGGGCAGTGGTGTCCATGACCACCGTGGGCTATGGGGACATGTATCCCATGACCATTGGTGGCAAGATTGTGGGTTCCTTGTGTGCCATTGCTGGTGTGCTCACCAttgccctccctgtccctgtcattgTGTCCAACTTCAACTACTTCTACCACCGAGAGACTGACCATGAGGAGCAGTGCCAGTACACCCACGTCACCTGTGGCCAGCAACAGTCACCCTTCTCTGAGCCCAAGAAAGGGGACAGTAATCAGTCCCTCAGCAAATCTGAATTCCTGGAAGCAGAAGACCTGGAGTCCATGAAATATTCCAACTTCATTCCTCCCAATAACCAGGGAtataaagagaagaaaatgctgACAGAGGTGTGA